The following proteins are encoded in a genomic region of Anomaloglossus baeobatrachus isolate aAnoBae1 chromosome 6, aAnoBae1.hap1, whole genome shotgun sequence:
- the ACKR4 gene encoding atypical chemokine receptor 4 — protein MNPHMNATTMTTTESYEDYNHTAFDYDNYEELCMKHDIRRFASVFLPAFYSVAFVLGIAGNSLVVAIYAYYKKIKTKTDVYLLNLAVADLLLLFTLPFWAVDASIGWQFGHAMCKITSALYTINFSSGMQFLACISLDRYFAVLRASTHQNFKRRCLAICLFVWITSALLSIPDLQFSGVKEHNGKHACLPTYPKDSVKQVTAFIQILETVCCFVIPFIIMLFCYSAMAKILIKTPNIKRFRSLKVLLAVVAIFLITQLPYNAIKFWRAIDIVYALITSCQVSKTIDLMMQVTSSLALFHCCLNPLLYAYMGTTFKTYVAKTVKKVGSWRRQRSESVEEYSMYSDNHVEETNSFSI, from the coding sequence ATGAATCCACATATGAACGCCACAACAATGACAACAACCGAAAGTTATGAAGATTACAATCACACCGCTTTTGATTATGATAATTATGAAGAACTTTGCATGAAGCATGACATTCGGAGATTCGCTTCCGTTTTTCTCCCAGCGTTTTACTCTGTGGCGTTTGTGCTCGGCATAGCTGGCAATTCTTTAGTGGTTGCCATTTATGCATATTATAAGAAAATTAAAACCAAGACTGATGTCTACCTGTTGAATCTCGCAGTGGCAGATCTGCTGCTGCTCTTCACGCTTCCCTTCTGGGCCGTTGATGCTTCCATTGGTTGGCAGTTTGGACACGCAATGTGCAAGATAACCTCGGCCTTGTACACCATAAACTTTAGCTCAGGTATGCAGTTTCTGGCTTGCATTAGTTTGGACAGATACTTTGCAGTGCTTAGAGCATCAACACATCAAAATTTCAAGAGAAGGTGCTTGGCAATTTGCCTTTTTGTTTGGATCACGTCAGCACTGCTGAGCATCCCGGACTTACAATTCAGCGGAGTAAAGGAACACAATGGAAAGCATGCCTGCCTACCTACATATCCGAAAGATTCTGTAAAGCAGGTCACTGCCTTTATCCAGATTCTGGAAACCGTGTGCTGCTTTGTAATCCCCTTCATCATCATGCTGTTCTGCTATTCTGCTATGGCCAAAATCCTGATTAAAACCCCAAACATTAAAAGATTTCGGTCACTGAAGGTCTTATTGGCAGTGGTGGCAATTTTTCTTATCACTCAGCTGCCATACAATGCTATCAAATTCTGGAGAGCCATTGATATAGTATATGCTCTGATAACAAGCTGCCAAGTCAGCAAAACCATAGACCTAATGATGCAAGTGACAAGTAGCCTGGCATTATTTCACTGCTGCCTCAATCCGCTATTATACGCTTACATGGGAACCACATTTAAAACTTATGTTGCGAAAACAGTGAAAAAAGTTGGTTCTTGGAGAAGACAAAGATCGGAGAGTGTTGAAGAGTACTCTATGTATTCGGACAATCATGTGGAAGAAACAAACAGCTTTTCAATCTAA